TTCAAATCCCATTCTTTTTGCAACTTCTATCAACTGCCAAGTATCACTCATTGCCTCTCCAGGAGGATTAATCATTTGCTCAAAATATTGAGTTCGTCTTTCTGAATTTCCGTACATTCCTTCTCTTTCAATCCACATAGCAGATGGTAAAATAACATCGGCAATGTCTGTTGTTGGAGTAGGGTAGATATCAGAAACTACAATAAATCTACCTTCTTTTTTAGTGGCATCTCTGTAGCGTTTTAATTTAGGCATGGTAACCATTGGGTTGGTAACCTGAATCCACATAAAACGAATTTCGCCTCTGTCTAGAGCTCTAAACATTTCTACAGTATGATAAGTAGGTTTTGATGGGATGTTTTCTACAGGTACGTTCCATATTTTAGCAGCGTGGGCTCTGTGTTCAGGGTTTGTAACTACTCCATGTGGCAATTTGTGGGTTAGTGTACCTACTTCTCTTACAGTCCCACAGGCACTTGGTTGACCTGTTAAAGAGAATGGACTGTTTCCTGGGGTAGATATTTTACCTGTTAATAAATGGATGTTGTAAACTAGATTATTAATCCATGTACCTCTAGTGTGTTGGTTCATTCCCATACACCATAAAGACATTACTTTTGTGTTTTGGTTTCCATAAAAAGAAGCCATGTATTTGATGTCTTGGGCAGAGACTCCAGAGATTTTTTCTACTTTTTCCGGCGTATAATCCTCTAAGAATTTTTTGTAATCTTCAAAGTCAATTGCTTGAGGTTTGTCTGTAAATGAGTAGTTGTCTTCAAGACCATAACCCATTTTAGTTAATCCTTTTTTAAAGTTACAGTAATTTTCTATAAAGGATTTATTTGTCCAATTATTTTTTATAATTTCATAACAAATAGCATTTGCAACAGCTAAATCTGTGTTGGGTTTAAACAAAATAGATCTATCGGCAGCCATACTTGTACGTGTGGTACGTGTTGCGAAATCAATAATTTTTACATTTCTTTTTTGTCTTTGATCTAGTAATCTGGAGAATAGAACAGGGTGCATTTCTGCCATGTTGTTTCCCCATAAGACAAATACATCAGCATGATCAATATCCTCGTAACATCCCATAGGTTCGTCAATACCAAAAGAGGTCATAAAACCAGTTACAGCACTTGCCATACATAAACGGGCATTAGCTTCTACGTTATTGGTTCCTATACATCCTTTAAATAGTTTAGAGGCAACATATCCATCTGGTATTGTCCATTGTCCTGATCCATATATAGAAACTGAATCTTTCCCGTGTTCTTTTATGGTGGATTGCATTTTAGAAGCGATTAAATCAAGCGCTTCCTTCATGGTAGTTTTTTCGTATTTTCCATTTTTCATCACCAATGGATGAGTAAGTCTATCTTTTCCGTAAATAGCAAGGATAGAGTGATACCCTTTTACACAACAAAGTCCTTTGTTGACTGAAGAATTTGGATCTCCTTTTACCGCTACCGCTTTACCATCTTCGACTCCAATTAAAACCCCACAACCTACACCACAAAATCTACAAGGTGCTTTTTTCCAGTCTAGGCCATCGTTGTTTGGAATTCCTTTTAGTTGTTCTTCAGCAAACATAATTCCTGGGAACATTGTTGTTGCTGCTGTCATGGCAGAAAGAATTGCCATTTTTTTGATGAAATTACGTCTGTCTATTAATGGAGCGCTCATAATTTATGAAATATTTTGAGGTGTATTGAATCCTGCTACCATTGCTAAAAGCTTTAATGAAGGAATAGATTCTATATGTTCTTTTAATTGTTCGTCTTCTTCTTTGGAGTTGGTTTCTGTAACAATGATTAATAAATCTTTGTTTTTAGAAGGGATGACTTCGCAAGATTCAATGGCATTGATGGCATTGGCTAATTCTTGTTTTTTGCCTGAGTGCGGATGTGCAAGATAGCTATTGATAGGCATTGTGTTTGTTTTTACAATTGTTTATGTATTCTCAAAACTATGACAATGGCCTATAGATTTATATGATAAATGTCATTGGAAAAAAGAAATATTTAAATTATTTTATACTGGAGGTTAGATATGGTTTTAATTAAGTTAAGTTTATTTGTTATTGTTTTGAGATAAATGAAAAAAGCCCGAGCAAATTGCTCGAGCTTTTAGTTTTTGATAGTGTAGAGATAGTTATTTGGTGTATTTTTTTAGCCAATCTTGTTCGGTAAGGGCTTTGAATTTTTTGGTGCCATCATATGGGTCTTTTCCACCTTTAAAATATGCTTTAATTTTGTGTAATGGAACGGTGTCTTTCATTAAAGTAGCAGCTTCTGCTTGATGGTTTCCATGAAAATCATGACATTGTAAACATGTAGACCACATACCTTTTTTAAATAACTCTGAGTGAGGGGTATCAATTGGGTCGTCTTTAATTTTAGTGTCGCTATGGCAGTTAATACAGTAGTTTCCTTGAGCTAAACTTATTCTAATGCCGTTGTGTTCGTTATGGCAAGTAGTGCAGTTGGTAGCATCAATTTTTTGAATTGATTTTTTGTATTTAGGTTCTAAAAACCTATGGGTAGGGTGTCTGTCATTATCTCTGTCATGACACGAAAGGCATTTTTTAGTGTCTACAGGTAGTGATCCAAATTCTACCATTTTTTTTCTGAGTCCTATTGCGTGCTCAGTGTTAGATTGGATTTGTTGTATCCAATTTCCTCTAGCATCGGCATGGCAAGTGTTACAAGAAAAATCTTCGTGACCTGTATTCATTGGGCCAATACTTAAATATTCCTCGGCAGGTTTTATAAATAATAATGATGAAATGGCGATAATAGCAATCACAAGACCTATTAGTGTTCCGTAAAACTGTCTTTTTCTTAGTGGGTTAATTTTAAACATAATTTAGGCTATTTCAATCGTTACGCTTTCGCTGTTAGGATAGGTAATACAGGTTAGAACTTCACCATTATTAACTTGTTCATCGCTTAGTAAATGTCCTTTGCTCATGTTGGTTTCTCCATCAATGCATTTGCCTTTACAGGTGCTACACATTCCTGATCTACAAGAATAAGGGAGAGGTATGTTTTTGCTCATTGCTTGTTGTAAGATGGTTTTGTTTCCAGGAACCTCAAGTTGATATGTTTCTTTTTTATAGAGAATTGTCACACTGCTAATAAGGTTTTTTCTATCAATTTTAATAGCAGGAGCCTTAAAAGCTTCGAGCATGATTTGATTTCTTGTAACTCCTTGCTTTTTTAAAATTTGAACGGTATTTTCCATAAAACCAGCAGGGCCACACATCATGTATTTGTGATTTGTAAACGTTAGGTTATGTTTTTTAAAAATAGTGGTTAGTAATTCTTCGGTTAAAAAACCAGTGTGGTATTTTGGGTTTGTATTTTCACTTAGAATGTGTTCTATAGAGAGTTGTTTGGGATTCTCTTTAGCTAATTTTTCTAACTCATCATAAAAAATAATATTTTCTTTATTCTGATTTGCATAAATCATTAATATCTTGGATTTGGGCTCTTTTACTATTACAGATTTAGCTATAGAATAGATAGGGGTAATTCCACTACCAGCACCAAATAATATATATTGAGTTTGGTGATTCTTATTTGGGGTGATGTTGAAGCTTCCCATGGCAACATCAATTTTGATTTTATCACCAATTTTTAGGACATTGTTAATGTAGTTGGATACGTATCCACCTTTTACTTTTTTAACCGTAATCCTAAGGTCTTTTTCCACATCAGGACTACTGCTAAAAGAGTAGGCTCTTTTTACAGTGTCTTTACCTATTTTAAAATCGAACAGGATAAATTGACCAGGTAAATATTTAATTTTTCTGAAAAAATTACCATTTTTAAAGCATACTGTTACTGCTTCAGGTGTTTCTTGAATAATGTCTGTTACTTTTAATATCATGGTTTAAGTTGCTGCTGTTATTTATAATAGAATACAGTGCCAATATGTAGAAATAAAATGGCGGTAATAAGCATAGATAAGCTTACATGTACTATCATCCACCCTTTAAAAATCCATTCTTTTTGAGATTTTATAACGTCAAGATTAATCGTTCCTAAGAGCATGTTTGCAAAAAACACATAACTTAATAAAGCTAAGTAACCATAGCCGTAGCTAGTTGTGTGAATGTAGAAAAGTATCGGGCTAAAAGCTCCAATCCACTTGTGTATTTCAGTAAGTTTTATTGAATGTTTTTTTAGCTTAGGAATAATTCTTGTAAAAGTTAAAAACCATTGAAATGTTATGAATAAAGCTAATGCTAGTCCACTCCATCTCTTGTACATTTCTTGAGATTGTAGTTGCTCTAAAGATGTTATTTTAAAACCTAGTATATCCTGTAGTATGTAGCTACAGAATAATACTAGACCTATAATGGTGATCGCTTTTTGATTTTTCAAGGCTTTATTTTATTTCATTAATGATGACATGGTAGCGTAAGCTGATAATTTTCTAACACTATCAATAAATACTTCTGGTGCTGGTAGATATTTTCCGCTTGATGGCCATTTGTCGCCAACTTCTGGTTTGTCACTTTCTTTAAAGTTTTTAATTTCTTCTAGGTAGTCGTTGTATACAGCGGTAGTACCATCTCTATAAGCTTTTAATACATTCATGGCTTCGGTATAGCTTAAAGAGTCTGCAGGATATTGCCATGTGGTAGCACCCATAACATCGCCTAATTTCCAATCTGTTTTGGTAGTTTTTTCATGATTATTATGGCAACTTACGCAGGCAGGTGCTCCAGCAACATCAGCAAACATGGCGGTGTAAAGCTTAGATTCTTCATCGTAAAAATGTTTTGGTTCTCTAGTTTCTTTGATTTCTTTAAATAATTCTGCTTGTTTACCAACCAATTGATTAGATGCGCTAATAGGAAAGTCAGAACTTAAATAAAGACCTAAAGGAACGTCTCCTTTGCGAATATCGTTAGCAATTCCTCTTAGGAATAATGCAGGTAATGGACCTGCTTCTACTTTTTCGTCTTGCCAAGCTTCGTCAAATTTAAATCCTTGTTTTTTACCTCCTCCTACAATAGCTTTTGTATAGAGAGTTCTAGTAACCTCATTTTCGTGAGCTACCATGGTTAAAACCTCTGCAACAGAAAAAGCTTTTTTGTCGGTAGATGCTGATGTTGTTTCTTCTGGAACCCCTCCGCAAGAAACAATGAATACAGGAATAAATAAAAGTAGTTTTTTAAAGTTTAGTTTAGTTATGTTCATGTTGATTATTTTATAGTTGTTGATTGTTTTAGGTTATTTTAGTAGGCAGCTTCTATCATAACTGAAGCCATTACTCCGTATACGTCTACCCATGCTTGTTTAACTTCAGGAGTAAAATCATCTCCTAGACCTACGGCTAAAGTTCCTATTAGAGCTGTTCCAACGGTATCATAATGAGATTTTTCAACACGATAAGCTACGTGTCTTTTTCCTAGGTCTTGTAATACAGGAATTAAGGCTTCAATATTTGATAATCCAGCTACTGCGGCAGATAACATAGTCATTAGTTTGTTTCCTTGCTCTTTCATTTTGTCGTTGTCGGCAGCAGGAAATAAGGGTTTTAATTTAGGGTCTAATTCAAATAGTTTTGAGTAAAATATTTCTGCTGCGGTAGCAGCAATGGGTTTTACAGCTTCAAAAGATGTTTGTACTAGTTCAATTGTTTTTGCAGGGATGATTTCTTTTTTCTCTACAACTACTTCTGTTTTCTTTTTTCCGAATAGATTTGATAAAAAACTCATTGTTTACTTTGTTTTATATGTTGGTTGCTTAGTTTTGTTACGTAAAAATACTGTTGTTTAGTTTTGCTTGTAATGACTTGTGTCATCTTGTAAGGTGCTTTATGTCAGTTTTTTAAAGTGTGTTTTTGTGTTTGTAAATGAAAAAAGCCCGAGCAAATTGCTCGAGCCTTTAACACTGAATAATTAAGGAATAATTACAGAATATTTTATAGGAATTTAGGCTTGATAGTTAACATGATCCAAGCCCAGTTTTGAGTGTCTTTTGCAGGGGCATTGGCTGCTGGATTTGGAAAGTCATCACTTTCAAAAAACTGAGAGTATCCTGCTGCAATTGAATATCCGTTGAATTTTTTAGCGACAACTAAATCTACTTCAGAACCTAAGTTGTTTTTAGTCATAGATTGTTCTTTAAAGTAATGTCCAATTAATGTTGTAGATATTCCTTTGATGATTTTAGTGGATGCTTTAGCGCTAATATCAATTAATCCATTTCCTCCAGCATGGTTTCCAACGTAGAATCTATCCATAAGACCGTTAAATGCGTGGTTGGTTCCGTATAAAGGAAAGAATCCTTGGCTAGTAGCTGATTTTT
Above is a genomic segment from Wenyingzhuangia fucanilytica containing:
- a CDS encoding c-type heme family protein, encoding MNITKLNFKKLLLFIPVFIVSCGGVPEETTSASTDKKAFSVAEVLTMVAHENEVTRTLYTKAIVGGGKKQGFKFDEAWQDEKVEAGPLPALFLRGIANDIRKGDVPLGLYLSSDFPISASNQLVGKQAELFKEIKETREPKHFYDEESKLYTAMFADVAGAPACVSCHNNHEKTTKTDWKLGDVMGATTWQYPADSLSYTEAMNVLKAYRDGTTAVYNDYLEEIKNFKESDKPEVGDKWPSSGKYLPAPEVFIDSVRKLSAYATMSSLMK
- a CDS encoding ferredoxin--NADP reductase — translated: MILKVTDIIQETPEAVTVCFKNGNFFRKIKYLPGQFILFDFKIGKDTVKRAYSFSSSPDVEKDLRITVKKVKGGYVSNYINNVLKIGDKIKIDVAMGSFNITPNKNHQTQYILFGAGSGITPIYSIAKSVIVKEPKSKILMIYANQNKENIIFYDELEKLAKENPKQLSIEHILSENTNPKYHTGFLTEELLTTIFKKHNLTFTNHKYMMCGPAGFMENTVQILKKQGVTRNQIMLEAFKAPAIKIDRKNLISSVTILYKKETYQLEVPGNKTILQQAMSKNIPLPYSCRSGMCSTCKGKCIDGETNMSKGHLLSDEQVNNGEVLTCITYPNSESVTIEIA
- a CDS encoding molybdopterin-dependent oxidoreductase, coding for MSAPLIDRRNFIKKMAILSAMTAATTMFPGIMFAEEQLKGIPNNDGLDWKKAPCRFCGVGCGVLIGVEDGKAVAVKGDPNSSVNKGLCCVKGYHSILAIYGKDRLTHPLVMKNGKYEKTTMKEALDLIASKMQSTIKEHGKDSVSIYGSGQWTIPDGYVASKLFKGCIGTNNVEANARLCMASAVTGFMTSFGIDEPMGCYEDIDHADVFVLWGNNMAEMHPVLFSRLLDQRQKRNVKIIDFATRTTRTSMAADRSILFKPNTDLAVANAICYEIIKNNWTNKSFIENYCNFKKGLTKMGYGLEDNYSFTDKPQAIDFEDYKKFLEDYTPEKVEKISGVSAQDIKYMASFYGNQNTKVMSLWCMGMNQHTRGTWINNLVYNIHLLTGKISTPGNSPFSLTGQPSACGTVREVGTLTHKLPHGVVTNPEHRAHAAKIWNVPVENIPSKPTYHTVEMFRALDRGEIRFMWIQVTNPMVTMPKLKRYRDATKKEGRFIVVSDIYPTPTTDIADVILPSAMWIEREGMYGNSERRTQYFEQMINPPGEAMSDTWQLIEVAKRMGFEKQFYYNKETHIEEIYNEYRRHHEGKKHNMAPLEVLKSQPGAQWPYVNGKSTKWRFNAKYDPACDDGKEFQFYGNKDGKATIWQRPYEHAPEEPDNEYPYWLCTGRVIEHWHSGSMTRRVPILHKAMPHSYVEINPDEAKELQIKTGDKVRLTTRRGTMILPASVNERGVPVRRQVFVPFFDENLLINDLTLDAFCPISKQPDYKKCAVKIEKV
- a CDS encoding chaperone NapD; amino-acid sequence: MPINSYLAHPHSGKKQELANAINAIESCEVIPSKNKDLLIIVTETNSKEEDEQLKEHIESIPSLKLLAMVAGFNTPQNIS
- a CDS encoding cytochrome c3 family protein, which encodes MFKINPLRKRQFYGTLIGLVIAIIAISSLLFIKPAEEYLSIGPMNTGHEDFSCNTCHADARGNWIQQIQSNTEHAIGLRKKMVEFGSLPVDTKKCLSCHDRDNDRHPTHRFLEPKYKKSIQKIDATNCTTCHNEHNGIRISLAQGNYCINCHSDTKIKDDPIDTPHSELFKKGMWSTCLQCHDFHGNHQAEAATLMKDTVPLHKIKAYFKGGKDPYDGTKKFKALTEQDWLKKYTK
- a CDS encoding globin family protein, with protein sequence MSFLSNLFGKKKTEVVVEKKEIIPAKTIELVQTSFEAVKPIAATAAEIFYSKLFELDPKLKPLFPAADNDKMKEQGNKLMTMLSAAVAGLSNIEALIPVLQDLGKRHVAYRVEKSHYDTVGTALIGTLAVGLGDDFTPEVKQAWVDVYGVMASVMIEAAY